A stretch of DNA from Staphylococcus equorum:
CTACTATATTCAGAGCACTCACTTTTTGTCTGATAAAAGAAAAGGGATTGATTAAATTATGGAAAGACCAAAACGTAAATCGATGTCTGAAGCACGAAGTATTAAAGAGAGACAAGTATTCCCACAGGAAACGAATCATTTAAAGACAATGTTTGGCGGTATGTTGATGGCGAACATTGACGAAATTTCTGCTATAACAGCAACGAAACATAGTAATTCACAGGTGGTCACAGCTTCAACTGATTCGGTAGACTTTTTAAAACCAATTAAAACAGGTGCTGTAGTTTCTTATGAAGCTATGGTCTCATATGCGGGAAAATCTTCGATGGAAGTCTGTGTTCAAATTATTATAGAAGATGTGCTTAAAAATGAAAGACATTTAGCAGCATTAAGTTTTTTAACATTTGTAGCACTCGGTGAAGATGGTAAGCCAATAGAAGTACCTCAAGTATATCCAGAATCACA
This window harbors:
- a CDS encoding acyl-CoA thioesterase, producing MERPKRKSMSEARSIKERQVFPQETNHLKTMFGGMLMANIDEISAITATKHSNSQVVTASTDSVDFLKPIKTGAVVSYEAMVSYAGKSSMEVCVQIIIEDVLKNERHLAALSFLTFVALGEDGKPIEVPQVYPESQTEKWFYDTAPARVKRRKERREESKSTIEFLSSVQQLG